In the Pedobacter cryoconitis genome, TCCCCTCATTGCTTGTCGGCCGGGAAGGGGAAAAGTTATCTGCCGGGGAAGATAGCGAATACTGTCAGCGGCTCATTTTAAAAGGTTATAAACTCATTTATGATCCAACACTGGTTTTTAATCATTATATACCCTCAAACAGATTAGAAGTAAGTTACAGAGAAGCATTATATGCAGGCTTTGCAGAATCCAGCATAATACTGGAAAAATATTATTTTCTTACTAAACTCAAACTACATTTAGATGCAGATGGTACAAATAAGTTCTTTGTCTTATTGCGCTCACTGTTCAGAGCTATATTTATAAGTTCAAAAGAAAAGCGCAACCACGAAAAAAAAATAATCACATACCTGCTTAATTTAAAATTCAAAAATGATCCAATTCTTCAGAAAATCGTTGATTTTGAGCGAAGAGATAAATTATAAAGTTATTTTAGGATGTAATAAACATTTAAGAGTTAATAAAAAACGTTATAGAACTTTATAAGTATGATTAGAAAGATAAAAAGGATGCTCTTAAAGAGGAAACTGAAATTAAATTTTAGAGATCAATACTATCAGCTGCTTAGTTTGGAAAAACAAAGTAAAAAGCGTTTTATTATTGATGAACGTGATTTTTTTCCATGTCTATATGATAATACAACCGAAACAGGTTTTGACAGGCATTACGTTTATCACCCGGCTTGGGCAGCCAGAATTATTAAAAACAACAATCCAGCAAAACATATTGATATCTCATCGACCCTTCATTTCTGCTCCATTTTATCAGCTTTCATTCCTGTCGACTTTTATGACTATAGACCTGCGGACCTGCATCTGTCGGATTTAAAATCACTAAACGGAGACTTGATGAATTTACCTTTCAAGTCCGATTCAATTGAGTCGATCTCGTGTATGCACACCATAGAACATATAGGCTTAGGCAGATACGGAGACCCATTAGACTATGATGGAGATATCAAAGCAATTAATGAACTTAAAAGAGTTCTTGCAGCAAATGGAAGTTTATTTTTTGTAGTACCATTAGGAGCAAAAGATTTAATATGTTTTAATGCACATCGAATATACACTAAAGAACAAGTTTTAAAACTGTTTTCAGATCTTGAACTCAAGGAATTTGCATTTATACCTGAAGAAGGCAAGGATGGAGGTTTAATTGTAGATCCTGATCAACAATTGCTTGCGAGACAATTTTGTGGATGCGGTTGTTTTCATTTTATCAAAAAAATATCATCATGAAAATTATTCGTTTTTTAGGCGGGTTAGGTAACCAAATGTTCCAATATGCCTGTTATAAAGCCCTCAGTAAGAAATATCCAGATGTTAAAGTAGATTTAAATAGTTTTAATTTCGATACTGCACACAATGGCTATGAATTAGAAGATATTTTTCAGGTAAGTACAAACAAAGTTTCACCATTTACAGGCGGTATCTATGATATAAAAAACAGAAAATGGATCTATCGAAAGATCAGAAGAGTGCTTAACTTAAAAAAGTATCATAAAGCCGAAGAGAAAGACTTTACATATGATCCTGCAATTTTCTCCAATTCTAAATCAAGGTATTACTCAGGCTTCTGGCAAAATGAAAATTACTTCATTGATATTGCTGATGAGATAAGAAAAGATTTTAAATTCAGTCCATTAACAGCTCAACAAAACATTGATACCCTAAAAAAAATAGAACAAACAAACAGTGTTGGAGTACATGTAAGAAGAGGTGATTATGTTAATCATCCCGCATTTGGAGGCCTTTGTGAGAAAGAATATTATGATCAGGCTTTACAAATCATACAATCAAGAACAGAAGCCGCAAAATTCTTCCTATTCTCTAATGACATTGATTGGTGTGTTAATAACCTGAATATTAAGAATTGTGAATTTATTTCATGGAATAAAGGGACACAAAGTTACATTGACATGCAATTAATGAGTGCTTGCAAGCATAATATCATTGCAAACAGCAGCTTTAGCTGGTGGGCAGCATGGCTTAATAACAATCCGGAAAAGATAGTTATAGGCCCTAAAAAGTGGCTTCATGGAGATCAATACGATACCTCTGCACTGTTGCCGGCAGGCTGGATAAAAATATAGGCACTAAGCCCAAACCTCTGTTCATAAAAAAGGCCCTGTTAAAAATCTTTTACAAGATTCATTAACAGGGCCTTTTGGTATGTGTTATTTATAAATTTATAACTTTCTTTTTACTTCTACTTGTTCGTAAGCTTCAACGATATCACCAACTTCAATGTTATTAAAATTCTGTATGTTCAGACCACATTCGTAACCTCTTGCTACTTCTTTCACGTCATCTTTATAACGTTTCAGTGAAGCCAGCTCACCAGTGTAAACAACCACACCGTCTCTTACAATACGGATCTTACTGTTACGTGTAATCGTTCCATCCAATACCATACAACCAGCAATCGTTCCTACTTTCGTGATCTTGAAGGTATCTCTGATCTCTACGTTTGCAGTAATTTTCTCCTGGAATTCAGGAGCAAGCATACCTTCCATCGCAGCTTTGATCTCATTGATCGCATCATAGATAATTGAGTACAGACGGATATCGATTTGCTCAGCTTCAGCAAGCTTTCTTGCACCTGAAGAAGGACGAACCTGGAAACCGATGATAATCGCATCAGAAGCCGAAGCTAACAATACATCAGATTCTGAAATCTGACCTACCGCTTTACTGATGATATTAATCTGAATCTCTTCGGTAGATAATTTCAGTAATGAATCGGCTAATGCCTCAATCGAACCATCCACATCACCTTTAACAATCAGGTTAAGCTCTTTAAAGTTACCAATCGCCAAACGACGGCCAATCTCATCCAGCGTAATGTGTTTCTGTGTTCTTAAGCCCTGCTCACGCATCAATTGTAAACGTTTGTTTGCAATCTCTCTCGCTTCAGACTCATTTTCTACAGCATTGAATTTATCACCTGCTGTAGGTGCGCCCTGCATACCCAATACCTGTACTGGTACTGAAGGTCCGGCTTGTTCTACTTTTTGTCCACGTTCGTTAAATAACGCTTTCACACGACCACTGTAGCTACCCGCTAAAATCGGATCACCTACTTTTAACGTACCAGCCTGAACCAGTACAGTAGTCACAATACCACGTCCTTTATCTAATGTCGCTTCAATTACACTACCAGTAGCACGTTTATTAGGATTAGCTGTTAATTCTAACAATTCAGCTTCTAATAGTACTTTATCTAATAAAAGATCAACATTTAAGCCGCTTTTACCTGAGATTTCCTGAGACTGGAATTTACCGCCCCAATCCTCTACCAGGATATTCATGATCGATAATTGTTCACGGATCTTATCAGAGTTAGCTCCCGGTTTATCAATTTTTGTGAAGGCGAATACCAAAGGAACTCCAGCTGCCTGAGCATGACTGATTGCTTCTTTAGTCTGAGGCATCACTGCATCATCCGCTGCAACAACAATAATTGCAATATCCGCTACTTTCGCACCACGTGCACGCATCGCTGTAAAGGCTTCGTGACCCGGTGTATCCAGGAAGGTTACCTTTTTACCAGTTGGTGTAGTTACCATATAAGCACCAATGTGCTGTGTAATACCACCCGCTTCACCAGCTACCACATTCGCTTTACGGATATAATCCAGTAAAGAGGTCTTACCATGATCCACGTGACCCATGATCGTAACTACCGGTGCTCTTGGTACTAAATCTTCAGGATTATCTAATTCTTCAATGATACTATCGCCTTCATCATCTGGTTTAACGAATTGTATCTCGTAACCAAATTCATCTGCAACGATCGTTAATGTTTCTGCATCTAAACGCTGATTGATCGAAACGAACATACCAAGACTCATACAAGTACCAATAATTTTGGTAACCGGTACATCCATCATGCTCGCTAATTCGTTTGCCGTAACAAATTCTGTTACTTTCAACACTTTAGACTGTAGTTCCTGTTCCATTGCAGCTTCTTCCGCAGAAAGAGCCACATCATCACGCTTACCACGACGCAGTTTTGCACGTTGTGCAAATTTACCAGATTTACCAGCTCCGCTTAAACGTGCAAGCGTTGCTTTAATCTGATCTTGTATTTCTTTTTCCGTAGGTTCTTCTTTAGAGCCTCCAGGTCCGCCTGGTTTGCTGTTTCTAAAGTTTGGCCTGTTGGCTGTATTGTTTGTATTGTTCCTGAAATCAGGTCTGTTGGTAAAAGTTGGCACGCCTGCAGGTTTTGCAGGTGTAGCAGGATTGTTTCCTCCTTGCTGACCAGGCGCTGAAGGATTACCTCCCGACGACTGATGCTGTCCAGGTGCACCCGGAGCCTTTTTACGCTTGCGTTTCCTTTTCGCATCATTGCTGTCCGCTGAAGAAGCGACAGGTTGCGATTTACGTTCAGGTGTTGTCGGCAAGACAATTTTACCAATAATATTTGGTCCGGAAAGTTTTACAGAACGGGCTTTGATAACCTCAACTTCGTCAGGTTTATCCGCTTTCGGTGCAACAACTTCTTTAACCGGCTCTGCTTTAACAACAGGTGATTCCACAGGTTTTGGTTTTTCTTCTTTAACTTCTTCTTCCACAGCTTTAACTACTTCAGGTTTAATTTCAACAGGTTTAGCCTCAATAGGTTTTTCTACTGGCTTAACTTCCTCCTGAACTACCTTAGGTGCCTCCGGGATAATCGCTGCTGGTGCAGGTGTTTCAACGGGAGCAGCCGGTACAACCGGAGCTTCAGCTTTAACAACTTCAGCAGCTGGAAGTTCTTCTTTTTTTGCAGGGCGGGTCTTAGCGTTTAAATCGTCAAGATTAATTTTCCCTACAATTTTAACACCTTTCAATGTTCCTTCTTCAACCTTTTCAGTTTCCTTTTCCACTTCTGCTTCTTTTTCAGGAGCAGGTTCAGGAGTTACTTCTTCCTTAGGTTTCTCAACTGTAGGAGGAGTATAGGAATGAAGGTTTTTGATTAAAATACCCTCGCTTTCGAATTCAACATTCTTTCTAGGTGCATCCGTAACTTTTTCAGTTACTTCAGGCTCATCACGACGAATTTTACCTATAACAATTTGATTGGCTTCTTCTTTTACGATTTTATCTCCCTGAAACTCTTTCAATAATGCATTATACATATCGCGGGAGAGTTTAGTAGTGGGTTTATTCTCAACAGAAAAGCCTTTCTTTTCTAAAAACTCAACGGCCGTAGCTATCCCTACGTTAAGTTCCTTAACTGCTTTGAATAAAATTATTGGTTTGTCGTCTGACATTGATATCCTATTTTTTCTTAATTCTTATACAAAAGTAACGTTTATTCTTGTTTTTTCTCATCAAGTCAACGCTTATTCAAATTCTGACTGTAATATACTGATAACTTCTTTAATAGTTTCTTCCTCCAGATCAGTTCTTTTTACTAATTCGTCTACTGACAGCGCTAGTACGCTTCTTGCAGTATCACAACCAATTGCCTTCAATTCGTCAATGATCCAGCTATCGATTTCATCTGAGAATTCTTCGATATCCACATCTTCATCTTCTTCACCAGCTTCACGGTAAACATCAATTTCGTAACCAGTTAATTTACCGGCAAGTTTAATATTATGTCCACCACGGCCAATTGCAAGAGAAACCTGATCAGGCTTCAGGTAAACCGAAGCATGTTTAGTTACATCATCCAATTTGATTGAAGTGATTTTAGCAGGGCTCAAAGCTCTTGTGATATAAAGAGAAACATTATTAGTGAAATTGATTACATCAATATTCTCATTTTTAAGTTCTCTCACGATTCCATGAATACGTGAACCCTTCATACCAACACAAGCACCCACCGGGTCAATTCTGTCATCATAAGATTCCACAGCTACTTTAGCACGTTCTCCTGGTTCACGAACAATTTTCTTAATTGTAATTAAACCATCAAAGATCTCAGGAACCTCAATTTCAAACAAACGTTGTAAAAACTCAGGAGCAATTCTTGAAATGATAATCTTTGGGGTGCTATTCATCATATCCACCTTTAAGATTACCGCACGTACAGTATCACCTTTTTTGAAATAATCAGCTGGTATCTGTTCAGTTTTAGGCATGATCAACTCATTACCTTCATCATCCAGTACTAACGTTTCTTTTTTCCAAACCTGGTAAACTTCTCCTGTTACGATTTCTCCAACTCTGTCCTTATATTTCTTAAAGATCTCGTCTTTCTCTAATTCAAGTACTTTAGATACCAGTGTCTGACGTGCAGCTAAAATAGCTCTTCTTCCAAAACTCTCTAAAGTAATCTGCTCAATGTAGTCGTCTCCAACTTCCATATCTGCATCTAACTGCTTAACCTCTGCCAATTCGATTTCAAGATCATCATCTTCAGAAAAGCCGTCTTCCATTACTTTTCTTGTACGCCAGATCTCTAAATCACCATTATCAGGGTTAACAATTACATCACAATTCTCATCAGTACCATATTTCTTACGTAACATGCTACGAAATACTTCTTCCAGCACACTGATCACCGTAGGACGGTCGATGTTCTTGAACTCTTTGAATTCTTGAAATGAATCGATTAAATTAATATTGCTCATTTTTATTTAAATGAAATTAAAACCTTTGTTTCTATTATATTACTAAAGTCCAGACTGGTTTCAACCAATTGTGCTTTCTTTCCTTTTTCTTTTACTTTCGCTTCAATGGTAACCGACTGCTCATTTACATCCAGCAGCTTTCCTTCCATAATATCACCTCCGGTAACTTTAACACTCAATTCGCGTCCGATGTTTTTCTCATACTGTCTTTGGAGCTTTAAAGGCTCGCCAACACCAGGAGAGGAAACTTCCAGGTTATATGCTTTCTCAATAGTATTTTCTTCTTCCAGATGAAATCCAACATGTCTGCTAATTGCAGCGCAATCCTGGATACTGATACCCTGGTCACCATCCACATGAATGATTAACTTATTGCCAGGCAACAACTTTACCTCAACTAAAAACAACTCCGGTCTGTCCGAAATTTTTTCCTCTACTAATTCTATTACTCTCTTCTCTACTTGCATAAACCAATTTGCGGATAAAAGAAAAGAGGGGACATCTGCCCCCTCTTGCCCCTCTATATCAGTGCAAAGGTAGGGATTTTATTTCAAAAATAAAAACAAATACAGCTTGTAAATCGATATGCTGTTTACCACAACTAATTTAAAAAAATTAAATAACAGCCTGAAACAGAAAATAAAAAAAAAATTAAATGCAGAATAATTAAAGACTTAACGCTTTAGTATGACCTGCTGAGCCTTTACACTATGATTTAGCTGACCGCTGATGATTTTCTCTGTACTGGCAAACTTCGCATTCATATAGGAGATGACTAAATAATTTTTTCCTGAAATAAATGATTTAGAAGGTCTGAAAACCAATGTACTGTCCGTTACTTCCAATTTGCCTGGCACCTCATGCTCCATAGCAGCAGTATCCTCATCGGAGGGTGTTTCTAAAACAGTAATCAAATCGGCATGCGCTGTATCCACTCCCTTTATATTCCTGATCAGTCCTAAACCAGCAGGCGCAATGTCTGAAAAGATAATTGCGGAACTATCTGCTGAAAACCGGACAGAAAGTGGCTTATTATTTGCTGAAGAACATGACATTAAACAAGCCATTCCAAACAGCACCGGAGGGAATTTTAATAAACAGCTGTACATTTTTTAAAACTAAACATTATGAAACTTATTATTGAAATTTTATTAATGGGCCTGGCTATGCTGCTGGGTTCATACCTTGTTCCGGGCGTTCAGATTGATGGATTCGGGACTGCTATTATAGCAGCTGTATTGATTGCACTGGCCAATGCGACTATCGGTTTTATTTTAAGACTTCTTACTTTCCCTATCAACTTTCTGACATTGGGCTTGATGTCTTTTATCATTACCGTATTAATGATCTTATTAGTAGATAGTATGATGTCCGGCTTTAATACTTCTGGCTTCTTTGCTGCTGCATTCTTAGCGATTGTTGTGGCTGTTATCAAAGCTTTATTCGGTACAATTGCTGGTACTGACAACGACTAAGCAAAATAAAAAAGCTGTTTTCCGAACAGAAAACAGCTTTTTTATAGTAAAATTGATCAGTTATATTATCTTAATATTTCTCTTGAAATAACCATTTGCTGGATTTCAGAAGTACCTTCATAAATCTGTGTAATTTTCGCATCACGCATTAAACGCTCTACATGGTATTCTTTAACAAATCCATAACCACCATGCACCTGAACAGCCTCAACTGTCACGTCCATCGCTACTTTAGAAGCATATAATTTAGCCATAGAGCCAGCAAGCGTATAAGGTAAACCCTGATCTTTTAACCAGGCCGCTTTATAAACCAGCATTCTCGCGGCTTCAATACTTGTGGCCATATCTGCCAATTTAAAGGCAATCACCTGATGTTCTGCAATTGGCTTACCGAATGATTTACGTTGTTTAGCATAAGCAAGTGCCAGTTCATATGCACCAGCTGCAATACCCAATGCCTGAGCAGCGATACCAATACGGCCACCCTCCAGGGTCTTCATGGCAAACTTAAATCCAAACCCATCCTCACCAATCCTGTTTTCCTTAGGAACTTTAACATCATTGAACATCAGAGAATGTGTATCAGATCCGCGGATCCCCATTTTATTCTCTTTTGGCCCGATTGTAAAACCTTCCATTCCTTTTTCTACAATAAAAGCGTTGATCCCTTTATGCTTAAGATCAGGATGCGTCTGTGCAATAACCAGGTAAGTAGAAGCATTGCTTCCGTTGGTGATCCAGTTTTTTGTTCCGTTTAACAGGTAATAGTCACCTTTATCTTCGGCAGTAGTCTGCTGAGAAGTGGCATCAGAACCCGCTTCTGGCTCAGATAAACAAAATGCACCGATTTGTTGTCCCGAAGCTAAAGGCTTAAGATATTTCTCTTTTTGAAATTCAGAGCCATAGGCTTCTAAGCCATAACAAACTAAAGAATTATTGACAGAAACCACAACTGAAGCTGAAGCGTCAACTTTAGAAAGCTCTTCCATAACCAATACGTATGAAACCGCATCTAATCCGCTTCCACCGAACTTTTCTGAGACCATCATTCCCAAAAAGCCAAGCTCGCCAAGTTTTTTCACCTGCTCTGCCGGAAATTTTTGATGTTCATCTCTTTCAATTACACCAGGCTTTAATTCATGCTGCGCGAAATCTCTCGCAGCCTGCTGGATCATCAATTGTTCTTCACTTAGTTGAAATAGCATAATAATTATTTTTGGAAAATTACTTTTTGCCAAATTTAGTATTTCAAATCGAAAGATACTATGGTTGCATAGTATCTTTCCGAAAAATAATTATTTCAGCAGATGATTGTGATCATCAGGGAAGACCAGAATAGGTTTGTACAACTTAGCTTCTTCAATAGGTAAAGAGCCATAAGAAATGATAATTAAGGTATCCCCAACCTGCACTTGCCTTGCAGCTGCGCCGTTTAAACATACAGTACCTTTACCACGCTCACCTTTAATCACATAGGTTTCAAATCTTGCCCCGTTATTATTATTGACAATCTGCACCTTTTCATTAGCAATGATATTCGCGGCATCCATCAGGTCTTCATCAATTGTGATGCTGCCTACATAGTTTAATTCCGCCTGTGTCACTCTGACACGGTGTATTTTCGATTTTAAGATCTCGATAATCATGCTGTAAAGTTAGATAATATTATATTGATTCATTGTAATTCTTGTCAGTTCAGCATCATGTTATCGATCAGCCTGGTCTCTCCGACTTTCGCCGCAACCAGGGCAACCAGCTGCTGCGCTGCTTTATCTTTTTCCGGAAGGAGCGTCTCACTGTTCGCAATCGTAAAATAATCGAGTTCCACTCCTTTTACGCTTTGAATGATAGCTATGGCTTCTTTTAATAAGATATCTATACTTTCTGTTTGAAAATGATCTTTCACATAGGTTAACGCTTTACTGAGTACCAGCGCGTGTTCATGTTCTGCAGCAGAGAGATGAATATTCCTTGAACTCATTGCCAGTCCGTCTTCTTCCCTGATAATAGGACAGGAAATAATATTTACTGGCAAATTGAAATGAGCTACCATATTACGGATCATTAATACCTGCTGAAAATCTTTCTGACCAAAAAACGCCAGATCAGGATCAACCGCATCAAAAAGCTTCTTAACGATTTGAGTTACGCCTTGGTAATGTCCTCTTCTGAACTCTCCTTCCAGCAGAAATTCAGCCGGTCCAAGGTCAATATGCCAGTTTTCAGGCACAGGGTACATCTCTTTTACGGACGGCATGAACACATAATCACATCCCGCATCCTGCAGCATTTCAATATCATGCTGCAGTGGCCTTGGATATTTCTCCAGGTCTTTAGGGTCAGTAAACTGCGTTGGATTCACGAAAATACTGCAAACTACAACATCTGCATGCTGCTGAGCGATCTTGACGAGAGACACGTGTCCTTTATGCAAAGCACCCATAGTAGGCACTAATGCTATTTTTTGTTGAGCCAGTTTTAGTGGCTTCAGCAAGCTATTTAATCCTGCTATTGTATTTATAACTTCCAAACCGGGTTGTAAAATTTCAAAGTCCAAAGTTGGTTAATAATATAATCCCAACAAAACATCTCAGCAAGATATTGATAAATTTGAATAAATTGCTTACCTTTGCCCCTTGATTATCTTTTCTTTAACATAAATATTTATTCACAAATATGGAGATGGCAAAAACGAAGCTACTGATTGTTACACACGAGATGTCGCCTTTCCTGGAACTCACCAAAATTTCAGAGATTACCCGTCAATTACCTCAGGCAATGCAAGAAAAGGGATTTGAGATCCGTATTCTTATGCCAAGGTTCGGTAACATCAACGAACGGAGGAACAGGCTGCACGAAGTTATTCGTTTATCGGGAATGAACATCATGATTGATGACAATGACAACCCGCTTATTATCAAAGTGGCCTCTATTCCAGCAGCCCGTATGCAGGTTTACTTCCTGGATAATGAAGATTATTTCCAGCGCAAGTATGTATTCAGAGATAAAGAAAACAAGTTTTATGCAGACAATGACGAAAGAACAATTTTCTTTTGTAAAGGTGCACTTGAAACTGTTAAAAAGTTAGGCTGGGCACCGGATATCGTGCATTGCCATGGCTGGATGACTTCATTGGTTCCTGTTTACATCAAAACTTCTTACAAAAACGATCCTACATTCAAGAACTCTAAAGTTGTTTATTCTGTTTATGAAAACTGTTTCACTGAAACTTTACATGCTGATTTGCATAAAAAAGCAGTAATGAACAATATGACAGCAGATGACACCAAAGTTTTCGAAAATGCTGACAGTAATACTTTACATATTGGTGCAATTACTTACTCAGACGCTGTAGTTCTGGCTGATGAGAAAATTGATGCGAATGTGTTAAAATTTGTTAAAGATTCAAATAAGCCAACTTTAGCCTTTAATTTAACCGAAAATTTCGAGAACTTCTATGCTTTATATGAAGAAATCTCGAATGATGAATTGGTTTCAATAGCATAAACTCAGGTATTATTAAATTAATTATGAAATTTTCAAAACTAGACTTATTGACCCTGTTGATAAGTCTTTTTCTTTTTTCGTCTTGTAAAGACTCCAGTACTATCGGTTTAGATATTAATCCAGCTAACGCGGTCAGTGGGATTCTTTTAGATACAGTTACAGTTACTTCCCGTACTGAATTAGATGATCCTGCCTCAACTTATCCTCCTGCAACTACAGGATCAGCGGTTGGTTTAGTCAGATATCCTCTGGGACAAATGGCTGATCCGATTTTTGGTTCAACCACAGCAAATCTGGCCATGGCAGTTAACTTGCCAGGGGGCGCGGGGTACAGCTTTGGTACAGCCGCCGAAATTGATTCAGCAGTATTAGTGATGCCTTATGCTACGAATACTGCAGTTCCTACTTCAGTTCAGGCTACTATCGGAAGTCAGCTTGCACAGTTTTATGGGGATAGTACTTCAACATTCAATGTTAGAGTAACACAGTTAAATACTAATCTTTCGACACAAACCGGTTTCCTGAATACTACAGATTATCCATCAACTGATCTTCTTGGATCAGCAACTATAACACCAAGACCAGGTTCATCTGTCAGAGTGCTCAGAGTAATCCCCGGAGCAGTGGATACTGCATATAATGCTGGTCCGCAGGTAAGGATTAAATTGTCAACAGCACTGATCAAAAGTAAGATCATGGCCCTTGACTCTGCAACTTTAAGTACAAATGCGAATTTAGCAGCTGC is a window encoding:
- a CDS encoding glycogen/starch synthase — protein: MEMAKTKLLIVTHEMSPFLELTKISEITRQLPQAMQEKGFEIRILMPRFGNINERRNRLHEVIRLSGMNIMIDDNDNPLIIKVASIPAARMQVYFLDNEDYFQRKYVFRDKENKFYADNDERTIFFCKGALETVKKLGWAPDIVHCHGWMTSLVPVYIKTSYKNDPTFKNSKVVYSVYENCFTETLHADLHKKAVMNNMTADDTKVFENADSNTLHIGAITYSDAVVLADEKIDANVLKFVKDSNKPTLAFNLTENFENFYALYEEISNDELVSIA